The following DNA comes from Moritella sp. 24.
TTAAAATAGCAGACATGTTCTTATCACGCAGACTGTTTAACTCGGTGTATTTTTTCAGTCCTGCGAGCGCTAATGCACCCGATGGTTCTGCAATTGCGCGTGTATCTTCAAAAATATCTTTTAATGACGCACAAATTTCATCACTGCTTACTGTAATCACATCATCAATAAATTCATTACACAGACGGAATGTTTCCACACCAATGCGTTTTACTGCTACGCCATCGGCAAAAATACCCACTCGATCAAGTGTCACAGGTTCGCCAGCATCAATCGCAGCGCGTAAGCATGCTGAATCACGCGGCTCCACACCAATGACTTTAATTGATGGTTTTAACTGTTTAATATAAACCGCAATACCTGCAGCAAGGCCTCCGCCGCCTACAGGTACAAAAATATAATCGAGATGTGTATTCTGCTCTAATAACTCACGCGCTATAGTGCCCTGACCTGCGATCACATCCGGATCATCAAACGGCGGGATTAACGTATAACCCTCTTCCGCTGATAGTTTTTTTGCATGACTAGAGGCTTCATCAAAACTATCACCATGCAGGCATACTTCCGCACCAAAGCCACGCACAGCGCTCACTTTAATATCAGGCGTAATGACAGGCATCACAATAGTAGCTTTAATACCTAACTTCTTCGCAGACAACGCGACACCTTGTGCATGGTTGCCCGCAGATGCAGCAACGACACCACGCAGTTTTTGCGCTTCAGATAATTGCACTAACTTATTAAACGCGCCACGTAATTTAAATGAATGCACTGGCTGGCGATCTTCTCGTTTAAGTAGGATCGTATTACCTAAGCGTGAAGATAATTTAGTTAATGGCTGTAAAGGAGTCACCACGGCAGCTTCATAGACTGGTGATAATAAGATCTTACATAAATAATCATTTGCTGTAAGTAGCGATTGGTCTTGTTGGGGGTCGTTATTTGTCACTCGATCATCCATTGAAATTTAACTGACAAGTTAACGCTTTGGCATGCCATCGTTAACGCTGCTATCTAGTACTATTACCTAGTTATAACAACAATCGAAACAGATAAAAAGAATTAACTCAGGATAACTTTTAGCAGAAAATAAAAAAGGGAGCATTAAGCTCCCTTCTTCGTATTACTTTTTATCGATTAAGCTGTTTTAGCTTCACCTTGAGGTTCTGCGTTAGCAACATCAACGTTTAGCTCGCCTTCAGATTTAGCAACGATAGTGTTAACCGCTGTATCACCGATAACGTTAGCAGAAGTACAGAACATATCGTTGATACGGTCAACCGCAGCGATGATTGCTAGTGCTTCAACAGGTAGACCAAGTTGTGTTAGTAACACACCGATCATCACGATACCGCCACCAGGTACACCACCTGCGCCTACTGATAATAATAGAATTGTTAGACCCATAGTGAACAAGTCAGTCACTTGGATTGGTGTGCCGTATGCGTTTGCAGCAAATACTGTTGCAATTGAGATGTAGATAGATACACCAGACATGTTCATTGTCGCGCCTAGTGGAACACCGAAACCAGCAACTGTTTTAGATACACCGATTTTCTCAGTTAGTGTACGCATTGTTACAGGGATAGTTGCGTTTGAGCTCGCAGTAGATAGTGAGAATAGGAACTGCTCACGAATCTGACGACGGAACGTAGCTGGACGGATACCTGTAGTAGCCCATACTGCTAGTGGGTAAACAACTAGAATCCAAACAACAAGTAACGCTACAACTAGACCAACATAGCTAGCTACTGAAGCCAGTGTTGCACCATCAAGTGTCGCACCTAATTGAATCATTAACGCGAATACACCAAACGGGGCAAAGCTCATGATTAGGCTAACAAGTTTCATCATGATGTCATTTGCGATTTGGAATGCATTGATCGCTGGACCACCTTTCTTGTCTAGAGCTTGAATCGCTAGACCAGTGATGATTGCCATGAAGATGATTTGTAACATGTCACCAGAAGCAAATGCTTGAACAGGGTTGCTTGGTACGATGTTTACAATAAGTTGACCGATATCTGGCGTTTCAGTTGTTGCTAGTGTTACCGCAGTACCACCTAGTTCAGCAAGGTTAGCGCCAACACCTGGTTGTACAATCATTGCAACAATAAGTGCCACTGTGATTGCAACAGCTGTATTAGCTAGATATAGGAAGAATGTTTTGCCACCTAGGCGACCAAAACTTTTAATGTCTTTCAGTTCACATACACCACATACAATAGAGATGAAAACTAGTGGAACTACCATTAATTTAATTAGTGATACAAACATGGTACCGACTGCAGTAGCTGCGCCGACAAAGTATGTGTCAAGGAACGATCCTGCACCAAAGCCATACTGAACGATTGTACCCAGTAACAAGCCCACAAACAGGGATATAAATATTTTCGAACTTAGTGATTTATCCATAACAAACTCAGCCTTTCAATTATCATAGTAATGTGTGTTTATTTGCTTATATATTATTTTTATATTTTTACAATTCTTTGCACTGCAAGATTTGATGAGTGGAGAGTATTACAACTACATAACGAATGGGAAGCAGTTCAATCATCTAGAGCCAGAAAAATTGAGGTCGGTCACATATCCAAGCATTTTTTAATACTTTACGAGTATGTAACATCTATATAATCATCAATAAAACCCACTTAAAATTAAGAAACCGCAATTTTTTTGTATCAAAACCGCTAAAAACACTCATATACTCAAAAGTAGGCATTATATCAACAATGCTAAAAAATGGTGAATCCGGACTTTTTTAACAAAGTTAGTGATTTATACCGTAAATTTAACCTAAGTTACCATTACGAACCAACATAAGAGTTAATTACAGATGAGTTATAAAGTGGCAGGGTGTTAAAAGGCACTCAACAGGGCGCTGAGTACCCTTTTATTAAACTAGGTAATTATTCTGCTTAGACAGTTTTACTTACTCTTCTGTGCTTACAGAACTATTTTCAACGGTATCCATTATCTTATTAGATTCAACTATTGTTGAATCATTATTTTTCGCTTCAACAATAGTTGAATCTGGCGTTAAGGTAATTGTTTCCGGTAATTCAATCGCGTCTTCTACAACAACTTCTGTTACGACTGGTTTTGGCGCGGCACATAAACGATAATCAGTTTTTTCATTATTACGCCAAAATTTACGGTTATGACGAATCATCGCGCGAATTTCTGCAATATAGGCTTCTTTTCTTTCTGAGTAATTAATCAACCCGGCGGCAAGCGCACACGCATTGATTGTTTGGCCGTTAGCACTTAGCTCAGTACGTATGTCACGTAATGGTAAGTAGCTTTGATTACGATTAATGTTGCGGAAATACGAGCGCACAGACGCTTCTATTGAATCAAAACTTGCCACTTCATGATCGGCACCTTCGTCGCGTTGATTTGGCACAATGCCGCACCCTTTACTAAAACACCACTGACCAAAGAAGTTATGCCCTAATTTAGCAAAACGCGATGTACCCCAGCCAGTTTCATTCGCTGATTGACTAAATACTAATTCTTCAGGGATCACGTCAACTTGTGCAAGCAGCTTAGTAATGAGTAACTTGTCACTATCTGCAGTCACTTTATACATCTCTGCGATGTCTTGTAGTTGTGCTTGATCTTGTTCCGTTAATACAGCTTTAGCTTGCCACGTTGTAAGCAAAGCTCGCTCTGCTAATACTTCAGCAGTAACAACATCAAAGGCAGGTTGCAGGTAATTAAAGAATGCCGTTTTCTTAGCGTTAACATCACTGATAGCAGCAAAATCTGGGACAGGTTCTTTATCATCAGGTTGAAGGAAGGTGTACAGGCCGAAAAGACCTAATCCTATAATAAGGAGTAAAGCAGTTATTTTCTTTTGCATATAAAAAAGCACCATTAATAAATAATGGTGCTAATTTAACACGTTAATTGCAATAAGCTAGATTATAGAATCATGCTCTTTGGTGCAACGAACGGTAAGTTATGTGCTTCAGCAACATCTTGAACAGTTACTTGGCCAGCAATTACGTTTAGGCCGTTTAGTAGGTGCTCATCTTGGATTAGTGCTTCTTTCCAACCTAGGTTAGCAAGCTTGATGATGTACGGTAGCGTTGCATTGTTTAATGCGAATGTAGACGTTTTCGCAACAGCACCAGGCATGTTAGCAACACAGTAGTGAACAACGTCATCAATGATGTAAGTTGGGTCTTGGTGTGTTGTAGCATGTGAAGTTTCGAAACAACCACCTTGGTCGATTGCAACGTCAACAACAGCAGCGCCAGGCTTCATGCGTGAAATTAGGTCTTTAGTTACTAGTTTAGGCGCTGCAGCACCTGGAACTAATACAGCACCAATTACTAGGTCAGCTTCTAGTACATATTTTTCAATTGCATCATGTGTAGAGTAAACTACTTTTAGACGGCCATCGAATTGGTTGTCTAGGTTAGCTAGTACTGTAAGGTTACGGTCTAACATAGTTACGCTAGCGCCCATACCTACAGCCATTTTAGCTGCGTTCATACCAACAACACCGCCGCCGATAACAACAACGTTTGCAGGAGCAACACCCGGTACGCCGCCCATAAGAAGACCACAACCACCTTGTGATTTTTCTAATGCTTGTGCACCAGCTTGAATTGACATACGACCAGCAACAGCAGACATAGGCGCAAGAAGTGGTAGACCACCGTTTACGTCAGTTACTGTTTCGTAAGCGATACAGATTGCGTTACTTTTAATTAGGTCTTCAGTTTGCGGTAAATCAGGTGCAAGGTGTAAGTAAGTGAATAACACTTGGCCATCACGTAACATTGCACGTTCAACTGCTTGTGGCTCTTTTACTTTAACAATCATGTCAGCAGTTTCGAAAACTTCTGCAGCAGTTGTTAAGATTTTTGCACCAACAGTTTCATAATCACTATCGCTAAAACCAATACCAGCACCAGCAAATGTTTCAACATAAACTGTATGGCCATGTGAAATAAGCTCTCTTGCACTTGCAGGAGTCATACCTACGCGATACTCATGGTTTTTAATTTCTTTAGGTACGCCGATAATCATATGCTATTTACTCCGATATTTGGTTTATTTAACTGGTTGAGAAAAGCTTCTCGATATATAGGTGCAGTATAGACGTAGAAGTGCAGAATTAATCACTAAAGATCAGTCTAATTTTAAGAAAAATTTATAGAAGATTTGTTAAAATGATGTTGAACAGAAGATAATTTTTTCTGTGAGCAAGATCTCCCTCAAAAAAAGGGCTCAATTGTAATCATAGTTGATCACAATTGAGCCCTTAATATAAATCGAGGTCAATCGATAGTTAATACTAATTAGGTAAGTTAAATAAGATTTTTATCGCGTACCGCACCTTTATCTGCACTTGTTGCGAAGTGACCGTAAATGCGTAACGCTTGTGTTACTTTACGTTCACGCTTTTCAACAGGCTTCCACGCTAGATCGCCACGGCTTTCCATTTCACTACGACGAGCGTCAAGAACGTCATCAGCAACAATCAAATTCATTGAACGTTCAGGGATATTAATATCAATAATATCGCCATCTTCAACAAGACCGATCAAGCCGCCACTTGCCGCTTCAGGTGATGCGTGACCAATAGATAGGCCCGAAGTACCACCGGAGAAACGTCCATCAGTAATCAATGCACACTCTTTACCAAGTCCCATTGATTTTAGATAACTGGTTGGATATAGCATTTCTTGCATACCCGGACCACCTTTCGGCCCTTCATAACGAATAACAACCACATCACCCGCTTTAATTTCACTGGCTAAAATAGCACTTACCGCAGAATCTTGGCTTTCAAATACACGTGCAGTACCACGGAACAACAAGTTATCATCAGCAACACCCGCTGTTTTAACGACCGCACCATCGATAGCAATATTCCCCGTCAATACAGCAAGACCGCCTTCTTGACTGTAGGCATTTTCGATTGAACGGATACAACCGTTAGCGCGATCATCGTCCAGTGAATCCCAACGGCAATCTTGGCTGAATGCTTTAGTCGTTCGAATACCTGCAGGACCAGCCGAATACATTTTCTTCACAGCTTCAGATTCAGTCGTAACAATATCAAACTTAGCTAACTGCTCAGCCATCGTCATGCCCATTACGGTCATATTGTCAGTATGCAATAAACCAGCACGGTTCAACTCACCCAAGATACCCATTACGCCACCGGCGCGATGCACATCTTCCATATGATAAAGTGGCGTTGACGGTGCGACTTTACATAACTGCGGTACTTTACGGGATAATGCATCCATATCAGCCAAGCTATAATCAACTTCTCCTTCAATGGCAGCCGCGATTAAATGCAGCACAGTATTCGTTGAGCCACCCATCGCAATATCAAGCGTCATGGCATTTTCAAACGCATCACGATTCGCAATATTTCGCGGTAATACTGATTCATCATCTTGTTCATAATAACGCTTACACAGATCAACAATGCGACGACCTGCATTTAAGAATAATTCTTCACGATCTGCATGCGTAGCAACGAGTGAACCATTACCCGGTTGTGATAACCCTAATGCTTCTGTTAAACAGTTCATTGAGTTTGCAGTGAACATACCTGAACATGAGCCACAAGTCGGACACGCGCTACGTTCTACTTTTTCAACATCTTCATCAGATACATTTTTATCTGCACCCATCACCATGGCATCAACAAGATCAAGTTTAATCAGTTGATCTGAAAGTTTGGTTTTACCCGCTTCCATTGGACCACCGGAAATAAAGATAACCGGAATATTAAGACGTAAAGCCGCCATTAACATACCTGGAGTGATCTTGTCGCAGTTAGAAATACATACCAGCGCATCCGCGCAATGAGCATTAACCATGTATTCAACAGAGTCAGCAATCAAATCTCGTGATGGTAAGCTATATAGCATACCATCGTGGCCCATTGCGATACCATCATCAATAGCAATCGTATTAAATTCTTTTGCGATACCGCCCGCTTTCAAAATTTCATCGGCAACTAATTGGCCCATGTCTTTGAGATGAACGTGGCCCGGTACAAATTGGGTAAATGAATTGGCAATCGCAATAATAGGCTTGCCGAAATCTTCTTCTCGGGTACCAGTAGCACGCCACAAGGCGCGAGCACCAGCCATATTACGGCCTTGGGTAGATGTTGCAGAACGCAGTTTAGGCATCGGTTCTCTCCATGAAACAAAATAAACAGTAAATATAAAGGAGGCAAATCTGCGCCTCACCTTAATAATCAAATCGACTCATCGTCGTAAGTAAGCGTTAACAACACCTACTTATATAAGCGTAACGTAAATAGAACGATTAGCTTGGATCAGCGACGTAGTCTAACCAGCCCCACTTATCTTCACTTTGACCTTTAATCAATGCAAAGTAAGCCGTTTGTAATCTCTCTGTAATCGGTCCACGTTTACCAGTACCAATTTCAATACGGTCAACCGAACGTACTGGTACCACTTCAGCGGCAGTACCGCACATGAACATTTCGTCCGCTAAATACATCGCTTCACGCGCAATAGGTTCTTCTCGAACTTCATAACCAAAGTCTCGAGCGAGTACCATTAATGTATTACGCGTTAAACCCGGTAGGATACAAGCCGTTGTCGGTGGTGTATGGATTACGCCATTTTTAACAAAGAATAAGTTTTCACCCGCGCCTTCAGAAATTGTCCCGTTTACATCAAGTGCAATGCCTTCCGCATAACCATGACGCTTCGCTTCTGATGAAATCAGCTGTGATGATAAATAATTGCCACCGGCTTTAGCGCCCGTAGGTATAGTATTTGGAGCAAGACGGTTCCAAGATGTAACACAAACATCCACGCCCTCTTCTAAACTTTCATCGCCAAGGTAAGCACCCCAATTCATTGCAGCGACAAGCGCATCACACACGGTTGATTTTGGTGTGAGACCTAAGCCAACATTACCAATATAAGCCAATGGACGTAAGTAAGCATTAGTAAGCCCATTCGCTAATACGGCATCTTTACACGCTTGTTCTATTTCTTGTTTTGAATACGGGATAGTCCAACCATAGATCTTAGCTGAATCGAACAAACGTTGGATGTGTTCTTGTAAACGGAAAATAGCCGGACCTTTTGGCGTATCATATGCACGAATACCTTCAAATACAGATGAACCATAATGTAATGCATGCGTAAATACACTCACTTGAGCCTGAGACTCTGGAACCATCTTGCCATTAAACCAAACTTGCTGTTCAGTATTCGCCATAATTGCTTCTTCCTTTATGCTGTAATTATATTGTAGTCTTATTTACGTCAGTCCAAGCACTCCGCGCTTTAATATAACTGACGTTTTCAATAATGTATTATATCGCAGTACTTTGTTGATAGCTTAATTTACTCACATCAAAAAGTTTATCTAACTGCTTATAGAGTAAATCGATTGGTCGTTCACCAGATACTGTAACCGTTATCTTAATATTATTGCAATCATTCATTTGCACCGAATTCAACGTGCTGATACGAAAACCTCGGTGACGAATAACACGTAAGATACGCTCTAAAACTTCAGGGGTATTATTCGCTTCAATAACCACTTCATGTACTTGTTTAGCACTCATCATATTGCTCCAACATCTCACCGTTATTTACACCGGGTGGTACTAAAGGCCACACATTTTCTTGTTCTGATATTTGTACATGTAAGAAATATGCACCCGAGCTTGCTAACATGCGATCGATTGCTGGTTGCACTTGTTCTTTAACGACAATCGCTTCACCAGGAATACCGCACGCTGCAGCTAAAGCAACAAAGTCAGGGTTATCATCTAAAATCGTTTGCGATAAACGTCCATCAAAGAATAGCGTTTGCCATTGGCGAACCATTCCCAATCGTTGATTATCAATCAGTACAATTTTAACCGGCAATTTTGCCCGATTAATTGTCGCTAATTCTTGAATGTTCATCATGATAGAGCCGTCACCGGTTACCACAACAGGCATTGCATCGGGACGTGCTAACGCAGCACCGACAGCAGCAGGCAGACCAAAACCCATCGTGCCAAAACCAGCACTCGATAACAGATTTTCAGGTTGTGTAAACGTCATATGTTGTGCAGTCCACATCTGATGCTGGCCAACATCGCAGGCCACAAAATGGTCTTCAGGTAAGCTAGCGGATAATTGCTTCAGTAATAAAGGTGCATAAATAGCAATACCAGGATGGTCATAGCGGAAAGCTGTTTCAACTTTCATCTCTAGCGTGTGCAATCGCCAAGGGGCAATATCTAGCGTCATTTTTAACGCCGGTAGAATTAATTTTAGATCCGTTGAAATCGCAACATTCGCAACACGTAATTTATTATGTTCACAAGCATCAATATCAAGATGAATAATCTTGGCATGTGGTGCGAATTCATCAAGTTTACCGGTCACACGATCATCAAAACGAGCGCCAACAGCAATCAAGAGATCACTTTCTTGCACTGCTAAGTTTGCTGCTTTTAAGCCATGCATACCCAGCATGCCTAAATAATAAGGATGTTCAGGATCCGGAGAACCGATACCTTTTAATGTACTTACAATAGGAATGTCTAATGCGGCAGCTAATTCACGCAACTCAGGTACAGCATCCGCCATACCAACACCACCACCTACATATAAAATCGGTTTTTTAGCCGCGTGTAATAACACGCGAGCAGCGGTGACTTGCGCTTCAACTAAACCATCTAATGCAGGTAGTACGGGTAATTCAGATACCGTTTCAACTGCCATTTCAGCAAGTTGAATGTCTTTAGGTATATCAATTAAAACAGGTCCAGGGCGGCCAGTCGTTGCAATCGTAAATGCCTCAGCAATAATACGATCTAAATCATTTTGATCTTCAACTAAGAAACTGTGCTTAGTACATGATAACGTCATGCCAAGAATATCCACTTCTTGGAACGTATCAACGCCAATTAACGCACTTGGTACCTGACCAGTAAAAGCAACCAGTGGTATAGAATCAGCCATCGCTTCAGCCAAACCAGTCACAATATTCGTTGCGCCTGGACCTGAAGTCGCAATACAAACCCCCACTCGTTCACCCGCACGTGCATAACCAAGCGCAGCCATAACAGCGCCTTGTTCATGTCGAGCAAGCAAATGTGAAACACCACCATCATATAGCGCATCATATAACGGCATGATCGCGCCACCTGGATAACCGAATACCTGAGTTACCCCCTGTTTACGTAAAGCATTTACAATAAACTCTGTTGCTTTCATTAATCTACATCCCTTTAAACATAACTCTTGTAAATAATTAAACGCCAAACAAAAAAAAACCCCGGTTATTTACCGAGGTTTTCTTATTGCTGGATTAAGCTTATTTTCGCTTAGCAGTAAGTCCCCGGCTTGGTAATTTAATAATTACCACCAGAATGCTGACTACAATAATTAGACGCGAAGTAAACCCAAACATATAACTAATCCAACAACTCTAAATAATTTTGATGCCTCATTATTAGCATGGCGAATTTATTTAATCAAGCCTTTAACCGTGGTCAAAATAACTAAAACAACCAAATAAATGGACACAGATAATTTAACATATCGATAAATACGAAAGTTCCAGTTTAAAGTTTTGCGCATGACAAGCATCACAAAATAGACTGTTGCAAATAGGCCTTGCTTAAGATTTTAAAATAATCGACCTAATTCAACTGTGCTTATCATTAATTGCACTAGGGTATGAGAAGAACAATAAACGACCCAAGGATGATGAATGAATTTAGCCGTAATCTATAGCCGTGCAATTTTAGGCATTAACGCACCCTTAATTACTATTGAAGTGCATATCAGCGAAGGCTTACCAGGGTTCACGATTGTCGGCTTACCAGAGACATCCGTTAAAGAAGCCAAAGATCGAGTGCGCAGTGCCTTGATGAACTCGAACTATGTCATGCCAGCAAAACGGATAACTGTCAATTTAGGGCCTGCCGATCTGCCAAAGGAAGGCAGCCGTTATGATTTACCCATTGCTATCGCGATTTTAATTGCCTCACAACAAATCAGTAGCAATCAACATCAGCAATTAGAGTTTATTGGTGAGTTGTCGTTATCCGGAAAATTACGTACATGCCGTGGAACGATTCCCAGTATTATCGCCGGTAAAAAAGCACAACGAAGTACAATTATTCCTTTTGATAATGGTCATGAAGCGGCACTAATAGACAATGCAAACTGCTTGGTCGCACATAATTTACAACAAGTATGCGAACATATTAACGAACAACAAACACTACAAAAAGCGTCACGAATAGCAAGCCCAGAAACAGCCTCTTACGCTCAATATGATATGCAAGACATCATCGGTCAGCAAAGTGCAAAGCGCGCCTTAGAGATCTGTGCGGCAGGTAATCACAACTTACTTTTGTTTGGCCCTCCGGGGACAGGTAAAACCATGTTAGCAAGTCGTTTAACGACCATTCAACCAGACATGACCGAGCAAGAAGCCTTAGAGTGCGCAGCAATCAAGTCTATTAGTGGCGGTGAATTTGTCGCGCAAGACTGGTGTCGACGTCCCTTTAGAACGCCACACCATACTTCATCAGCCGTAGCCTTAGTCGGGGGAGGACGCACACCAAAACCAGGCGAAATAACACTCGCACATAACGGTGTCTTATTTTTAGATGAACTCCCTGAGTACCAGCGTAAAGCGCTCGATTCTTTACGAGAACCACTCGAAGCAGGTAAAATCAGCATATCGAGAGCGAGTCAGCAAGTCGACTTCCCAGCTAAGTTCCAATTAATCGGCGCATTAAACCCTTCCCCATCAGGCTATTATGACAACAACAAACTTGGTGGAAATAATAGTCAGGTCGCTAAGTATTTAAGTAAATTATCAGGTCCCTTTTTAGATCGT
Coding sequences within:
- a CDS encoding YifB family Mg chelatase-like AAA ATPase, whose amino-acid sequence is MNLAVIYSRAILGINAPLITIEVHISEGLPGFTIVGLPETSVKEAKDRVRSALMNSNYVMPAKRITVNLGPADLPKEGSRYDLPIAIAILIASQQISSNQHQQLEFIGELSLSGKLRTCRGTIPSIIAGKKAQRSTIIPFDNGHEAALIDNANCLVAHNLQQVCEHINEQQTLQKASRIASPETASYAQYDMQDIIGQQSAKRALEICAAGNHNLLLFGPPGTGKTMLASRLTTIQPDMTEQEALECAAIKSISGGEFVAQDWCRRPFRTPHHTSSAVALVGGGRTPKPGEITLAHNGVLFLDELPEYQRKALDSLREPLEAGKISISRASQQVDFPAKFQLIGALNPSPSGYYDNNKLGGNNSQVAKYLSKLSGPFLDRFDLTIEVPALPKGSLTEQGQRGENSEQIRLRVSAAQAVQRQRSHKLNDALTNKEIELHCPLQHQDAIFLELAIEKMGLSTRAFHKIIKVARTIADLNNCTEINKSHLLEALSYRAMDRLLQQINV